A window of the Halopseudomonas phragmitis genome harbors these coding sequences:
- a CDS encoding methyl-accepting chemotaxis protein: MPNQLSFSQKILIAACLVVIAAFSAFSLYNDYLQRKTLQDNLRTYLSDAGGLTAANISNWLSGRVLLLENLASNLAADDGSRMIELLEERTLNRTFDFSYLGEMNGAFTMRPDSQMPADYDPRTRPWFRDAKAAGRTVLTQPYTDAATGDLIMTIATPSGNDVVGGDLNLKTISTIINALDFNGMGYAFLVNRDGTILVHPNASLQTQTLSQIYPGDTPRINSELQDAVMGGEARLLTFIPVTGLPGVEWHVGLSISRDQAFASLTSFRISALIAALIALIAIVVLLSLLIRYLLTPLTSLGSALEDIAQGEGDLTRRLPVTSRDEFGRLAAAFNQFVERIHASIRQVATTSQELNDVALNVVNASNANMASSDEQASRTNSVATAINELGAAAQEIARNAADASQQASGARSGADQGSQVVAQTIQAMQDLSAKITASSQTIQSLSHRTEDIGKILDVIQGISEQTNLLALNAAIEAARAGEAGRGFAVVADEVRSLAHRTQSSAKEIHDMIEELRSDASTAVKNMEESQRYSEHSVEVASQAGQRLTEITQGIGEIDNMNQSVATATEEQTSVIESLNMDITEINTLNQEGVENLQSTLRACTSLEQQVNRLRELVGSFRI, encoded by the coding sequence ATGCCCAACCAACTCAGTTTCAGCCAGAAAATCCTGATCGCCGCTTGCCTTGTGGTAATCGCGGCCTTTTCGGCATTTTCCCTTTACAACGATTACCTGCAGCGCAAGACGCTGCAGGACAATCTGCGCACTTATCTGAGTGATGCTGGCGGCTTGACTGCGGCCAATATCAGCAACTGGCTGTCGGGCCGGGTTCTGTTACTCGAGAACCTGGCCTCCAATCTGGCCGCCGACGATGGCAGTCGTATGATTGAGCTGTTGGAAGAACGCACGCTCAACCGCACCTTCGACTTCAGTTATCTGGGCGAAATGAACGGCGCCTTCACCATGCGGCCGGACTCACAAATGCCGGCTGACTATGATCCACGCACCCGGCCCTGGTTCAGGGACGCCAAGGCCGCCGGACGTACCGTTCTTACCCAGCCTTACACCGACGCCGCCACTGGCGACCTGATCATGACCATCGCCACCCCGTCGGGCAACGATGTGGTGGGTGGTGACCTGAACCTGAAAACTATCTCGACCATCATCAACGCACTGGACTTCAACGGCATGGGCTATGCGTTCCTGGTCAACCGCGATGGCACCATTCTGGTACACCCCAATGCCAGCCTTCAAACCCAGACTCTGAGCCAGATCTACCCTGGAGACACGCCACGCATCAACAGCGAGCTACAGGATGCAGTAATGGGCGGCGAAGCCCGCTTGCTGACCTTCATCCCGGTCACAGGACTGCCAGGCGTGGAGTGGCATGTCGGGCTGTCGATCAGTCGTGATCAGGCCTTTGCCAGCCTGACCAGCTTCCGTATTTCCGCGTTGATCGCCGCACTGATTGCCCTGATCGCCATTGTCGTGCTGCTCAGCCTGCTGATTCGCTACCTGCTAACACCCCTGACTTCGCTAGGCTCGGCGCTGGAAGATATCGCCCAGGGCGAAGGCGATCTGACCCGCCGCCTGCCGGTCACCAGCCGCGACGAATTTGGCCGCCTGGCTGCCGCCTTCAACCAGTTCGTTGAGCGGATTCACGCCTCGATTCGCCAGGTGGCAACCACCAGCCAGGAACTCAACGATGTCGCACTGAATGTGGTCAACGCCTCCAATGCCAATATGGCCAGCTCAGATGAACAGGCCAGTCGCACCAACAGCGTAGCCACCGCGATCAATGAGTTGGGCGCCGCCGCCCAGGAAATTGCCCGCAACGCAGCAGATGCCTCACAGCAGGCCAGCGGCGCGCGCAGTGGAGCCGACCAGGGTAGTCAGGTCGTGGCCCAGACCATTCAGGCCATGCAGGACCTGTCGGCCAAGATCACCGCTTCCAGCCAGACCATCCAGTCCCTGAGCCACCGCACCGAAGATATCGGTAAGATCCTCGACGTTATCCAGGGGATTTCCGAGCAGACCAACCTGCTGGCACTCAATGCGGCGATCGAAGCCGCCCGTGCCGGTGAGGCCGGTCGCGGTTTTGCCGTAGTCGCTGACGAGGTCCGCAGCCTCGCTCACCGGACTCAGAGCTCGGCCAAGGAAATCCATGACATGATTGAAGAACTGCGCAGCGATGCCAGCACCGCGGTGAAAAACATGGAGGAGAGTCAGCGCTACAGCGAGCACAGCGTCGAAGTAGCCAGTCAGGCCGGGCAGCGGCTGACAGAGATCACCCAGGGGATTGGCGAGATTGACAACATGAATCAGTCGGTCGCCACCGCCACCGAAGAACAGACATCGGTGATCGAAAGCCTGAATATGGACATCACCGAGATCAACACCCTCAATCAGGAAGGGGTGGAAAACCTGCAATCGACCCTGCGCGCCTGTACCTCACTGGAGCAGCAGGTCAACCGACTACGTGAGCTGGTCGGCAGCTTCCGGATCTGA
- a CDS encoding methyl-accepting chemotaxis protein — MLLRNYSIAARLAAGFAVMAVIVLLLGMLGMREMGQMRQQAEEVDSHWVPGMQLINSFGQNFMRVRIFTLRIMLDEDGSDAARLNTQINEMTRQVDADRQRYAALISYPDEQRLFEQFNRGYEGYLAAQREALDLALNNRFDLALQHVDQVLNPQADQVTQALLALERYTVERVGAAADESAASYSSARSMVIVAVILAALLTVLLAWTLTQSIIGPIRQAVQVSETVAKGDLTRLIQVQGRDEPARLLRALASMQEQLRDTIVGISNSSTQLASAAEELNAVTEDATRGLQRQDDEVQQAATAVNEMTTAVEEVASNAASTSDLSQQATRITEEGRQQVGNTLTSIGKLTETIGASADEVQDLAARAQSISQVLDVIRAIAEQTNLLALNAAIEAARAGEAGRGFAVVADEVRALAHRTQQSTSEIEEMISSIQQGSERAVEAMGISRTMSGNTQALADAAGQALRSISEAIGQINERNLVIASAAEEQAQVAREVDRNLVNIRDLSTQSAAGAEQTSSSSRELSRLAVELNDLVTRFKV, encoded by the coding sequence ATGCTGTTGAGAAACTATTCCATCGCTGCCCGGCTGGCGGCGGGTTTTGCCGTGATGGCAGTAATTGTTTTGTTGTTAGGTATGCTGGGCATGCGTGAGATGGGACAGATGCGCCAGCAGGCTGAGGAGGTGGACAGCCACTGGGTGCCCGGCATGCAGTTGATCAACAGTTTTGGTCAGAACTTTATGCGGGTACGGATTTTTACCCTGCGCATCATGCTGGATGAGGACGGCAGCGATGCGGCCAGGCTCAACACGCAGATCAACGAAATGACTCGGCAGGTCGATGCCGACCGGCAGCGCTATGCAGCTCTCATAAGTTATCCGGATGAGCAACGCTTGTTCGAACAATTCAACCGCGGCTACGAGGGTTACCTGGCGGCCCAGCGTGAGGCATTGGATCTGGCATTGAACAATCGTTTTGATCTGGCCCTACAGCATGTTGACCAGGTATTGAATCCGCAGGCCGATCAGGTGACCCAGGCACTGCTGGCCCTGGAGCGTTATACGGTTGAGAGGGTGGGCGCTGCCGCCGATGAGTCTGCGGCGAGCTACTCCAGTGCGCGCAGCATGGTGATAGTTGCGGTCATTCTGGCGGCTCTGCTTACGGTTTTGCTGGCCTGGACCCTGACCCAGAGCATTATCGGTCCAATTCGCCAGGCCGTGCAGGTCAGTGAAACTGTGGCCAAGGGGGATCTGACCCGCTTGATCCAGGTTCAGGGTCGGGATGAACCGGCCCGCCTGTTGCGGGCGCTGGCGAGCATGCAGGAGCAGTTGCGCGACACTATTGTGGGCATTTCCAACTCCTCGACCCAACTGGCTTCGGCGGCCGAAGAGTTGAACGCCGTGACCGAGGATGCCACCCGTGGCCTGCAGCGCCAGGATGATGAAGTTCAGCAGGCGGCTACGGCGGTCAACGAGATGACTACCGCTGTCGAGGAAGTGGCCAGCAATGCTGCGTCCACCTCGGATCTCTCACAGCAGGCTACCCGGATTACCGAAGAAGGGCGTCAACAGGTCGGCAATACCCTGACCAGCATAGGAAAACTGACTGAAACCATCGGTGCTTCGGCAGATGAAGTACAGGATCTGGCCGCTCGGGCTCAGAGTATCAGCCAGGTGCTTGATGTGATCCGGGCAATCGCCGAGCAAACCAATTTGCTGGCACTCAATGCAGCGATCGAAGCGGCTCGTGCCGGCGAGGCCGGGCGCGGCTTTGCCGTGGTTGCCGATGAGGTGCGGGCGCTGGCCCATCGAACCCAACAGTCAACCAGCGAGATCGAAGAGATGATTTCCTCGATTCAGCAGGGCAGTGAGAGAGCGGTAGAGGCCATGGGTATCAGTCGTACCATGTCCGGCAATACCCAGGCCTTGGCCGATGCGGCGGGGCAGGCATTGCGTAGCATCAGTGAGGCAATCGGCCAGATCAACGAGCGCAATCTGGTGATCGCCAGTGCAGCTGAGGAGCAGGCCCAGGTGGCGCGTGAGGTTGACCGCAATCTGGTCAATATTCGAGACCTGTCTACCCAGTCTGCAGCCGGTGCCGAGCAGACCAGCAGCTCCAGCCGCGAGCTGTCGCGTCTGGCGGTAGAGCTGAATGACCTGGTAACGCGCTTCAAGGTCTAG